A window of the Danio aesculapii chromosome 10, fDanAes4.1, whole genome shotgun sequence genome harbors these coding sequences:
- the LOC130236271 gene encoding cornifelin homolog B — translation MAAVVAKETNWSSNIGSCCQDLNSCCYAYWCCPCFACTTTKMFGESRCLPLVDILGPAFMGSFGIALCVPPVTLSLRVAMRHKYNIKGSICNDIVVSCCCVMCSWCQMHREIKARNKKPANMVLITQPQVQQTTTTTQVITSQQTIGMAAPVITTVVK, via the exons ATGGCAGCAGTGGTTGCTAAGGAAACTAATTGGAGTTCAAATATAGGTTCCTGTTGCCAGGACTTAAACTCTT GCTGCTATGCGTACTGGTGCTGTCCGTGTTTTGCCTGCACCACTACTAAAATGTTTGGGGAGAGTAGATGtctgcctctggtggatatacTGGGACCTGCTTTCATGGGTAGTTTCGGAATTGCACTTTGCGTGCCACCTGTGACTTTGTCATTGAGAGTGGCGATGCGACACAAATATAACATCAAG GGCAGTATCTGCAACGATATCGTCGTGTCTTGCTGCTGTGTTATGTGCTCATGGTGTCAGATGCACAGAGAAATCAAAGCACGCAATAAAAAGCCAGCAAACATGGTATTGATCACACAACCACAGGTTCAACAAACAACCACCACAACACAAGTGATCACTTCACAGCAGACGATTGGAATGGCGGCTCCAGTTATCACCACAGTTGTAAAATAG